From Corvus cornix cornix isolate S_Up_H32 chromosome 1A, ASM73873v5, whole genome shotgun sequence, a single genomic window includes:
- the HMGXB4 gene encoding HMG domain-containing protein 4 produces MGGFFSFSVSQTFSYRWERGKEPRRGNSFTGSCRTTMAYDGTKKKEEFLESHRSVDDGLASGRIQREKKRSYKDLLQEEDEIATQDSEFFPGTEPHKKKRKHSSDEFCYRGVSPLDLPSKKKKKAASSPSSADTTMDLLKAITTPLATSSKSSKRTSEKSSHSSSGHSESRKEHPKKKLSGSSGEHSVDDSSSHKSKKMKPLYVNTETLTLREPDGLKMKLILSPKEKSSAADDDSLSYSSAPAAAKKSSKKSARDEQGSFLLGHDLQSFLKSSRKKHKLPPDSHPPSESFGADTSLHSEGHASEYEVAGMEAPPESGSSSGGELEAGELVIDDSYREIKKKKKSKKSKKKKDKEKHREKKHSKSKKSSGHSPVAVAEVRVSPPPPSTPYVVPPPPPAVVHSDGQGEKRRKKEDKEKDKERDKPKKKNMSAYQVFCKEYRTNIVSEHPGIDFGELSKKLAEVWKQLPEKDKLIWKQKAQYLQHKQNKAEATTVKRKASSSDGAPKMKALPTGAISPHKKSPTSTVVVPSSPAKAPETDPIDVAAHLQLLGESLSLIGHRLQETEGMVAVSGSLSVLLDSIICALGPLACLTTQLPELNGCPKHVLSNTLDNIAYIMPGL; encoded by the exons aattccTAGAGAGTCACCGAAGTGTTGACGACGGGCTGGCATCTGGCAGGATACAGCGAGAGAAAAAGCGCTCGTACAAGGATCTTCTGCAAGAGGAAGATGAGATAGCGACTCAG GACAGTGAGTTTTTTCCAGGGACAGAACCtcacaaaaagaagagaaagcactCCTCCGATGAGTTCTGCTACAGAG GTGTCTCGCCTTTGGATCTACCatcaaagaagaagaaaaaagcagcttctAGCCCATCCTCAGCTGATACAACCATGGATTTGCTCAAGGCTATCACCACACCTTTGGCCACAAGCTCAAAGTCTTCAAAGAGGACCTCtgaaaaatcatctcattctTCCTCTGGCcattctgaaagcagaaaggagCATCCCAAGAAGAAGCTGagtgggagcagtggggagCACTCAGTGGATGACAGCAGCTCCCACAAatctaaaaaaatgaaacctctTTACGTGAACACGGAGACACTTACTCTTCGTGAACCTGATGGCTTGAAGATGAAGCTCATCCTTTcaccaaaagagaaaagtagTGCAGCAGATGATGATTCTTTATCCTACTcttcagcaccagcagctgcaaagaaatCTTCAAAGAAATCAGCTCGAGATGAGCAAGGCTCATTCCTGCTGGGGCACGATCTGCAGAGCTTCCTGAAGTCATCCCGAAAGAAGCACAAACTGCCTCCGGACTCACATCCACCTTCTGAGAGTTTTGGTGCTGACACCTCCCTTCATTCAGAGGGCCATGCAAGCGAGTACGAGGTTGCAGGTATGGAGGCACCACCAGAATCTGGTTCTTCTTCTGGTGGAGAGTtggaggctggagagctggtgATAGATGACTCCTACCGggaaatcaagaaaaagaagaagtcaaaaaaaagtaagaaaaaaaaggacaaggagaaacacagagagaagaaGCACTCCAAGTCTAAAAAGAGTTCTGGGCACTCTCCAGTGGCAGTAGCAGAAGTAAGAGTGTCACCACCACCTCCCAGTACCCCCTATGTTgttcctccacctcctcctgctgttGTTCACTCAGATGGTCAAGgtgagaagaggaggaaaaaggaagacaaggagAAGGACAA agaaagagacaaa ccaaagaagaaaaacatgtctGCTTATCAAGTGTTCTGTAAGGAATATCGTACAAATATTGTGTCTGAGCACCCTGGAATAG ATTTTGGGGAGTTAAGTAAAAAACTGGCAGAAGTGTGGAAGCAGCTACCTGAGAAGGATAAACTG ATCTGGAAACAGAAAGCTCAGTATCTCCAACACAAGCAGAATAAAGCAGAGGCCACCACTGTGAAGAGAAAGGCATCATCTTCAGATGGTGCACCAAAAATGAAAG CTCTTCCAACAGGAGCGATTTCCCCtcacaaaaaatcccccaccAGCACCGTAGTGGTGCCTTCCTCACCAGCCAAAGCCCCTGAGACAGATCCTATTGATGTAGCTGCACATTTACAGTTGCTGGGTGAATCTCTGAGCCTCATTGGACACAGACTGCAGGAAACAGAG GGAATGGTGGCTGTTTCAGGAAGTTTGTCAGTACTCCTAGATTCAATCATCTGTGCTTTGGGCCCATTGGCATGTCTGACCACACAACTACCTGAGTTGAATGGCTGCCCAAAGCATGTTTTG tcaaACACGCTAGACAACATTGCCTACATCATGCCTGGACTTTGA